The sequence TCGGGCTGGATCCTCCTCTTGGCGCCCGTCGCCGCCGGGGCGTGGCTCGTCTCGCGCCGGCGACGAGGGTAGGCTCTGTCTGAAAAAGCGCGCGGCGGCCTTCCCAGGCCGCCGCGAAGGACGCGGGACGGTTTCAGGCAGGTGGCGGCCTAGGAAGGCCGCCACCCTTTAGTTAAGGGTAATCGTCGGCCGATGGCTACATTCCTCAACAAATCACCGGGCGCCGGCTGGCTGGACGTGGGCGAAGCGGCCGTCGCCGGTGCCGGCATGGTCGTGTTCGCCCTCTTCGCGCACAGCCTCTCGGTCCCATTTGCCTTTTCGGCGGCGGGGCTTACCCTGACGGCTGCGGCGCTCGTGCGGGCGGTCGTACGCTCACGTTCGCCGCTTGTCCTTTTCGGCCTCGCCCCCGTCGCGCGAAAAACGGCCCTCTATGCCGTGCTGGGCGCGGCCCTGGGCCTCGCGCTCGGCGGCTGGTACCGTTGGCACATCGGGGCGCCGCCGCTGCCGGAGGCGTTCAAGGGTTTCGGGCTCGTGGCGGCGGTCATCGGCAGCGCGGAGGAAATCCTTTACCGCGGCTACGTCCAGGGTCGCGTCCGCCGGCTGGGGCCCGTGGGGGCGGTCGCGTGTGCGGCGATTCTGCACACGGCCTACAAAAGCGCGCTCTTTGCCCTGCCTGGCGCGGCGGCGACGATCGACTTAGAGTTCATCGTCGCCGCGACGTTCATCGGCGGCCTCGCATTCGGGGCTCTGCGACAACTTTCGGGCAACGTGCTTGCACCGCTTGCGGCGCACGCGGTCTTCGACCTCGTCGTTTACTCGGAACTCGCCGGCGCGCCGTGGTGGGTGTGGTCGTAGAACCGGTTTCATAACTAAAGGGTGGCGGGTCTCCCGACCCGCCACCCTCTCAATCCCGGCACGCCGGGATGAAATCGCGGCGGTTCAGGAGAACCGCCGCGCAAAAATAGGTTATGAAACCCGTTCTAAGAAGAATCACGCCTCGCGCCTGCGGAACACGCCGAGGAGAACGACCAGGAGAACGCACGCGACGGCCGCACAGGCCGCCCCGAAACCGAATGCCACGTGGGCGCCCCATTCCGGATGCTCGCGGGTGGCGAAGAGCGCGTAGAGAAGCCCAAAGAGGGGGCTGGCGACGAGTTTGGCAATCCCCTCGCAGAAGTACGCCATGCCGTAGGCCGCCCCCCGGACCTCGGGCCGGACAAAGTCGGCAATAACCGCCTTCTGCACCCCCTCGGTGAACCCGTAGAACAGACCGTAGGCCACAAAGAGGACCCACGCGTGCCAGGCTTCGGTCGCGAAAGCGAACGCGAAATAGACACCGGCATAGACCGCCCAGCCGAGGGCAAGGGTTTTCGCACGGCCGATGCGGTCGGCCAGAAAGCCGCCCGGGAGCGTGAACAGCATCTTCGCCATCGAAAGGATGAAGAACATGGCGGGCAGTTGCCAGGGGAAGTTCCACTGGCGGGCCATCGCCTCG comes from Planctomycetota bacterium and encodes:
- a CDS encoding CPBP family intramembrane metalloprotease, coding for MATFLNKSPGAGWLDVGEAAVAGAGMVVFALFAHSLSVPFAFSAAGLTLTAAALVRAVVRSRSPLVLFGLAPVARKTALYAVLGAALGLALGGWYRWHIGAPPLPEAFKGFGLVAAVIGSAEEILYRGYVQGRVRRLGPVGAVACAAILHTAYKSALFALPGAAATIDLEFIVAATFIGGLAFGALRQLSGNVLAPLAAHAVFDLVVYSELAGAPWWVWS